A window of Pantanalinema sp. contains these coding sequences:
- a CDS encoding helix-turn-helix transcriptional regulator has protein sequence MGYEHSSKDRPLYIISVAAELVKMHPQTLRLYERRGLVSPKRQGKNRLYSEADIERLIYIQKLTQELGINLAGVERIIRLQNDLDQLKAQKEAEIAEIKLRIGELEQLKKGREHEIRSIKARLKDHLGE, from the coding sequence GTGGGCTACGAGCATTCATCGAAAGACCGGCCGCTCTACATCATCAGCGTGGCTGCGGAGTTGGTGAAGATGCACCCCCAGACGCTCCGCCTTTACGAGCGGCGGGGGCTCGTGAGCCCCAAGCGGCAGGGGAAGAATCGCCTGTACTCCGAGGCCGACATCGAGCGCCTGATCTACATCCAGAAGCTGACCCAGGAGCTCGGAATCAACCTCGCGGGGGTCGAGCGGATCATCCGGTTGCAAAACGACCTTGATCAGCTCAAGGCGCAGAAGGAGGCCGAAATTGCAGAGATCAAGCTACGGATTGGAGAGCTGGAGCAGCTGAAGAAAGGGCGCGAGCACGAAATCCGCTCGATCAAGGCCCGACTCAAGGACCACCTTGGGGAGTAG
- a CDS encoding DUF4139 domain-containing protein, with amino-acid sequence MRHELTRGLLALSMLLGAAPAWAEQSTVQDRKELALTVYNDNLGLVREVRTIKLEKGQRELQYADVASGIDPTTVSLRSLSAPQDLKVLEQNYEYDLLTPEKLLEKYIGKDVEIHTDTTVNKATLLSTNDGQIYRIGDKIYLQAPGKVVLPQVPDNLVARPTLKWLLQNDRATGEQQTETSYLTRGLSWRTDYVLVVSGDQVKSDLNGWVTLDNQSGASYDNAKLTLVAGDVNRVRPQGGYMEDRLRAMKAEAPSEQFAERALFEYHSYQLTRPTTLKDRQTKQVSLLSAADIPTRKVYRFEAPSAPIWVQTRDRTSQKVNVYLEMTNSKQDKLGLPLPKGIVRIYQQDADKRLQFVGEDTIDHTPRDEKLKFKAGQAFDLVGERKQTSYKVLGDRTVESSYEIELRNRKDDPVTILATEKLGGDWDITQASLGYSKLDATTVEFAVQVPANKTAKVTYTVRTKY; translated from the coding sequence ATGAGACACGAACTGACCAGGGGCCTGCTCGCCCTTTCCATGCTGCTGGGCGCCGCCCCCGCATGGGCCGAGCAGAGCACCGTCCAGGACCGCAAAGAGCTGGCCCTGACCGTCTACAACGACAACCTGGGCCTGGTGCGCGAGGTGCGAACCATCAAGCTCGAGAAGGGCCAGCGCGAGCTGCAGTACGCGGACGTGGCCTCGGGGATCGACCCCACGACCGTGTCCTTGCGATCGCTCAGCGCCCCGCAGGACCTGAAGGTCCTGGAGCAGAACTACGAGTACGACCTGCTGACCCCCGAGAAGCTGCTCGAGAAGTACATCGGCAAGGACGTCGAGATCCACACCGACACCACCGTCAACAAGGCGACGCTCCTGAGCACCAACGACGGGCAGATCTACCGGATCGGCGACAAGATCTACCTCCAGGCCCCGGGCAAGGTCGTGCTGCCCCAGGTGCCCGACAACCTGGTCGCCCGCCCCACCCTCAAGTGGCTGCTCCAGAACGACCGGGCGACCGGTGAGCAGCAGACCGAGACCTCTTACCTGACCCGCGGCCTCTCGTGGCGCACCGACTACGTGCTGGTGGTCTCGGGGGATCAGGTCAAGTCCGATCTGAACGGCTGGGTCACCCTCGACAACCAGAGCGGCGCCTCCTACGACAACGCCAAGCTGACCCTGGTCGCGGGCGACGTGAACCGGGTGCGCCCCCAGGGCGGCTACATGGAGGACCGCTTACGGGCGATGAAGGCCGAGGCCCCGAGCGAGCAGTTCGCCGAGCGCGCCCTCTTCGAGTACCACTCCTACCAGCTCACCCGCCCGACCACCCTCAAGGACCGCCAGACCAAGCAGGTCAGCCTCCTCTCGGCCGCCGACATCCCCACCCGCAAGGTCTACCGGTTCGAGGCGCCCTCGGCCCCCATCTGGGTGCAGACCCGCGATCGCACGAGCCAGAAGGTCAACGTCTACCTGGAGATGACCAACAGCAAGCAGGACAAGCTGGGCCTCCCGCTGCCCAAGGGCATCGTGCGCATCTACCAGCAGGACGCCGACAAGCGGCTGCAGTTCGTCGGCGAGGACACCATCGACCACACCCCGCGCGACGAGAAGCTCAAGTTCAAGGCCGGGCAGGCCTTCGACCTGGTGGGCGAGCGCAAGCAGACGAGCTACAAGGTCCTGGGCGATCGCACGGTCGAATCCAGCTACGAGATCGAGCTTCGCAACCGCAAGGACGATCCCGTGACGATCCTCGCCACCGAGAAGCTCGGCGGCGACTGGGACATCACCCAGGCGTCTTTGGGCTACTCGAAGCTCGACGCGACCACCGTCGAGTTCGCCGTTCAGGTCCCCGCCAACAAGACCGCGAAGGTGACCTACACCGTGCGCACTAAATACTAG
- a CDS encoding tetratricopeptide repeat protein: MHKLLLGTMLGLAAMAPAAHAAPPAPYQIAASDFDGLMTKGRQMDKRGEYEEALSYYKKCLALKENDFGAQVMVAHALLMLERYNEAMDLCEKLEKHPDAKDASAWYRSELYVVQGGAQGLKSKREGLMAMLKYGLGVRKQLEKGVELDPENPRARYALGRYFLEAPGMVGGDAKKGTEMLAKAVKMDSEDWVIRGTYVRGLFQTGSATAKEEGERFMKDFADIPASQKAFPDVVSKVK, from the coding sequence GTGCACAAACTTCTCTTGGGCACCATGCTCGGCCTGGCCGCGATGGCCCCGGCAGCCCACGCCGCGCCCCCCGCTCCCTATCAGATCGCAGCGAGCGACTTCGACGGCCTGATGACCAAGGGCCGCCAGATGGACAAGCGCGGGGAGTATGAAGAAGCGCTCTCCTACTACAAGAAGTGCCTCGCGCTCAAGGAGAACGACTTCGGCGCCCAGGTGATGGTCGCCCACGCGCTGCTCATGCTGGAGCGCTACAACGAGGCCATGGACCTCTGCGAGAAGCTCGAGAAGCACCCCGACGCCAAGGACGCCTCGGCCTGGTACCGCTCGGAGCTGTACGTGGTGCAGGGCGGCGCGCAGGGCCTCAAGTCCAAGCGCGAGGGCCTGATGGCGATGCTCAAGTACGGCCTCGGCGTGCGCAAGCAGCTCGAGAAGGGCGTCGAGCTCGACCCTGAGAACCCCCGCGCCCGCTACGCCCTCGGCCGCTACTTCCTCGAGGCCCCCGGCATGGTCGGCGGCGACGCCAAGAAGGGCACCGAGATGCTCGCCAAGGCCGTCAAGATGGACTCGGAGGACTGGGTCATCCGCGGCACCTACGTCCGCGGCCTCTTCCAGACCGGCAGCGCCACGGCCAAGGAAGAAGGAGAGCGCTTCATGAAGGACTTCGCGGACATCCCGGCTTCCCAGAAGGCCTTCCCCGACGTGGTCTCGAAGGTCAAGTAA
- the polA gene encoding DNA polymerase I has translation MTATPLAVAATAKSEGQRRRLVLIDGHAIAYRAHFALMRMGLATREGVPTWAVYGFTKTILDVIAKHKPDLMAVAFDRKAKTFRHQESEDYKAHRKPMPDDLIVQMDVIRRVVRAFDLPIYELDGYEADDVIGTIAKAAAGKGYEVLIVTGDRDAFQLVDAHINVLWAKSGSELIRVDEAKVASEFDGLRPFQIIEYKGLAGDSSDNIKGVQGIGDKTAKKLLAEFETVENLLSNLDKLDNAKLRAKLAENVEAARQSLRLATIDTRVPIEGFDWEHCEMRLPDLSVLIQCLTELEFKSIVRDLPKILADFTGGERAADMGAAVAVETQERALDLKLTVVTRPEQLEALVTALAHQALVAFDTETDSLDALSANLVGISLAFGSAIATEAESYYLPVGHLEGEQLPLEAVTGALKPFFEDPARAKTAHNAKFDINVLSRHGIRVQGLRFDSMVADYLVDTNHPHGLKDLAWDQLGYRMTPISELIGTGAKAITMAKVSIERAAPYAAADAAVSLELVATLESKLREGGLTPLFTDLELPLIEVLAEVEQHGVTVDKGYLAQLSHVFGNRLAELEHEIHALAGTEFNINSPKQLAVILFDKLQLPVLKRTPKKEPSTDASVLEELSSQHEVVAKILEFRQLTKLKGTYVDSLPELVNARTGRIHTSFNQTVAATGRLSSEKPNLQNIPIRTAEGREIRRAFVPSAPDTVIMAADYSQIELRLLAHIAEEPVFIEAFRKDEDIHALTASQIFRVPLEAVTKDQRRMAKTVNFATIYGQGAFSLAKVLGIPMGEAKAFIDAFWDHYPRIRHYTIEAVARVKRRGYAETLLGRRRYIPELNDRRLKDFGERTSVNSPIQGTAADIIKIAMVRLHRALEEGGFSARMILQVHDELVLEVPTAEIEAVGTLVRATMEGAYPELAVPLKVELAVGPSWMEAK, from the coding sequence ATGACCGCAACCCCGCTCGCCGTCGCCGCCACCGCAAAGAGCGAGGGCCAGCGCCGCCGCCTGGTGCTCATCGACGGCCATGCCATCGCGTACCGGGCCCACTTCGCCCTGATGCGCATGGGCCTCGCCACGCGCGAGGGGGTGCCCACCTGGGCGGTCTACGGCTTCACCAAGACCATCCTCGACGTGATCGCCAAGCACAAGCCCGACCTGATGGCCGTGGCCTTCGACCGCAAGGCCAAGACCTTCCGTCACCAGGAGTCCGAGGACTACAAGGCCCACCGCAAGCCCATGCCGGACGATCTGATCGTCCAGATGGACGTGATCCGCCGGGTGGTCCGGGCCTTCGACCTGCCCATCTACGAGCTCGACGGCTACGAGGCCGACGACGTGATCGGCACCATCGCCAAGGCCGCCGCCGGCAAGGGGTACGAGGTGCTCATCGTCACCGGCGATCGCGACGCCTTCCAGCTGGTCGACGCGCACATCAACGTGCTGTGGGCCAAGAGCGGCTCCGAGCTGATCCGGGTGGACGAGGCCAAGGTCGCTTCGGAGTTCGACGGCCTCAGGCCCTTCCAGATCATCGAGTACAAGGGCCTGGCGGGGGATTCCTCGGACAACATCAAGGGGGTCCAGGGCATCGGCGACAAGACCGCCAAGAAGCTCCTGGCCGAGTTCGAGACGGTCGAGAACCTTCTTTCGAACCTGGACAAGCTCGACAACGCCAAGCTGCGAGCGAAGCTCGCCGAGAACGTCGAGGCGGCGCGCCAGAGCCTGCGCCTGGCGACCATCGACACCCGGGTCCCCATCGAGGGCTTCGACTGGGAGCACTGCGAGATGCGGCTGCCGGACCTCTCGGTCCTCATCCAGTGCCTGACCGAGCTCGAGTTCAAGTCCATCGTGCGCGACCTGCCCAAGATCCTCGCCGACTTCACGGGCGGCGAGCGGGCCGCGGACATGGGCGCGGCAGTGGCCGTCGAGACCCAGGAGCGCGCGCTCGACCTCAAGCTCACGGTCGTGACCCGGCCCGAGCAGCTCGAGGCGCTGGTCACGGCCCTGGCGCACCAGGCGCTGGTCGCCTTCGACACCGAGACCGACAGCCTGGATGCGCTCTCGGCGAACCTGGTCGGCATCTCGCTGGCCTTCGGTTCGGCGATCGCCACCGAGGCCGAGAGCTACTACCTGCCGGTCGGCCACCTGGAAGGCGAGCAGTTGCCCCTGGAGGCGGTGACCGGCGCCCTCAAGCCGTTCTTCGAGGACCCCGCGCGCGCCAAGACCGCCCACAACGCCAAGTTCGACATCAACGTCCTCTCGCGTCACGGCATCCGGGTGCAGGGCCTGCGCTTCGACTCCATGGTGGCCGACTACCTGGTGGACACCAATCACCCCCACGGCCTGAAGGACCTGGCCTGGGACCAGCTCGGCTACCGCATGACCCCCATCTCGGAGCTGATCGGCACCGGAGCCAAGGCCATCACCATGGCCAAGGTGTCCATCGAGCGCGCCGCCCCCTACGCCGCGGCCGACGCCGCCGTCTCCCTCGAGCTGGTCGCGACCCTCGAGAGCAAGCTTCGTGAAGGTGGGCTCACCCCCCTCTTCACCGACCTGGAGCTGCCCCTCATCGAGGTGCTCGCCGAGGTGGAGCAGCACGGGGTGACCGTCGACAAGGGCTACCTGGCCCAGCTGTCGCACGTCTTCGGGAACCGCCTGGCGGAACTCGAACACGAGATCCACGCCCTTGCCGGGACCGAATTCAACATCAACAGCCCCAAGCAGCTCGCCGTCATCCTGTTCGACAAGCTCCAGCTTCCCGTGCTCAAGCGCACCCCCAAGAAGGAGCCCTCGACGGACGCGAGCGTGCTCGAAGAGCTGTCGAGCCAGCACGAGGTCGTCGCCAAGATCCTCGAGTTCCGGCAGCTCACCAAGCTCAAGGGCACCTACGTCGACAGCCTGCCCGAGCTCGTCAACGCGCGCACCGGCCGGATCCACACCTCGTTCAACCAGACGGTCGCCGCCACCGGGCGACTCTCGTCCGAGAAGCCCAACCTCCAGAACATCCCCATCCGGACCGCCGAGGGGCGCGAGATCCGGCGGGCCTTCGTGCCCTCGGCGCCGGACACGGTCATCATGGCGGCCGACTACTCCCAGATCGAGCTGCGCCTCTTGGCCCACATCGCCGAGGAGCCGGTCTTCATCGAGGCCTTCCGCAAGGACGAGGACATCCACGCCCTGACCGCCTCGCAGATCTTCCGGGTGCCCCTCGAGGCGGTCACCAAGGACCAGCGCCGCATGGCCAAGACCGTCAACTTCGCCACCATCTACGGCCAGGGGGCCTTCAGCCTCGCCAAGGTGCTCGGCATCCCCATGGGCGAGGCCAAGGCCTTCATCGACGCCTTCTGGGATCACTACCCCCGGATCCGCCACTACACCATCGAGGCGGTGGCCAGGGTCAAGCGCCGCGGCTACGCCGAGACCCTGCTCGGACGTCGCCGCTACATCCCCGAGCTCAACGACCGGCGCCTCAAGGACTTCGGCGAGCGCACCTCGGTCAACTCGCCCATCCAGGGGACGGCCGCCGACATCATCAAGATCGCCATGGTGCGCCTGCACCGGGCCCTCGAGGAAGGCGGCTTCTCGGCCCGCATGATCCTCCAGGTCCACGACGAGCTGGTGCTCGAGGTGCCCACGGCCGAGATCGAGGCGGTCGGCACCCTGGTGCGCGCGACCATGGAAGGCGCCTATCCCGAGCTCGCCGTGCCCCTCAAGGTCGAGCTCGCGGTCGGGCCCAGCTGGATGGAGGCCAAGTAA
- the rsmI gene encoding 16S rRNA (cytidine(1402)-2'-O)-methyltransferase, which yields MTPTDNVTTGTLYVCGTPIGNLSDVSVRMLDTLRDADVIAAEDTRQVAKLLTRFAITTQTLSYHEHNEAGQAPRLVARLKAGQNVALVSDAGMPGISDPGEAVIQAAIREGIPVVPIPGPVAAVAGLVVSGLPTARWVFEGFLPREGKQRRRMLRTLVAEPRTLVFYEGPHRLLDTLTDMAEAFGPARPVAVARELTKAFEEVVRGTLESAIAHFSAHAPRGEITLVVGGCPDEEQPHAAPDMDSRLLALLGQGMSKQDASKQIAKELGVPKRDAYQRALSLSANDPSEEQ from the coding sequence ATGACGCCCACCGACAACGTTACGACCGGCACACTCTACGTCTGCGGCACTCCCATCGGGAACCTGTCGGACGTGAGCGTCCGCATGCTCGACACCCTGAGGGACGCGGACGTGATCGCGGCCGAGGACACCCGCCAGGTCGCGAAGCTCCTGACGCGCTTCGCCATCACGACCCAGACGCTGAGCTACCACGAGCACAACGAGGCGGGCCAGGCCCCGCGCCTCGTCGCGCGCCTCAAGGCGGGCCAGAACGTCGCGCTCGTCTCCGACGCAGGGATGCCGGGCATCTCCGATCCGGGCGAGGCGGTGATCCAGGCGGCCATCCGCGAGGGCATCCCGGTGGTGCCCATCCCCGGCCCGGTGGCCGCCGTCGCGGGCCTGGTGGTGTCGGGGCTGCCCACCGCGCGCTGGGTGTTCGAGGGCTTCTTGCCCCGCGAGGGCAAGCAGCGCCGCCGCATGCTCCGCACCCTGGTGGCCGAGCCGCGCACCCTGGTCTTCTACGAGGGGCCCCATCGCCTGCTCGACACCCTCACCGACATGGCCGAGGCCTTCGGTCCCGCGCGCCCGGTCGCGGTCGCCCGCGAGCTGACCAAGGCCTTCGAGGAGGTCGTGCGCGGGACGCTCGAATCGGCGATCGCCCACTTCAGCGCCCATGCCCCCCGCGGCGAGATCACCCTCGTGGTGGGCGGCTGCCCGGACGAGGAGCAGCCTCACGCCGCGCCCGACATGGATTCGCGCCTCCTGGCCCTGCTCGGCCAGGGGATGAGCAAGCAAGACGCAAGCAAGCAGATCGCCAAGGAGCTGGGCGTCCCCAAGCGGGACGCCTACCAGCGCGCCCTTTCGCTGTCGGCAAACGACCCATCGGAGGAACAATGA
- a CDS encoding chemotaxis protein CheV — protein sequence MSYKGEILLDAGTNELEVVEFMLSSPTASDALAMGYFGINVAKVKEIVTMPEPLGIPMTHPAIAGAMSLRGQVITLIDLAKWLGLPSDITKKTRVIVTEFNGAVTGFIVSSVSRIHRISWGQVVPPPAAATMGMSDCLTAVVKLEERVLLLLDFEAILADLNPNISLSARASNIKSEEKRADRRILVAEDSGAIRRIIVNTLTAAGFQVTACENGEEAWNWLSERSQAGESLPDLVISDIEMPQIDGLHLLSRIKSTDTLKHLPVIMFSSLGNESNRDKAIKLGARDLILKPDLPHLVDLVDATLLELASL from the coding sequence ATGAGTTACAAGGGCGAGATTCTACTGGATGCCGGAACCAACGAGCTCGAGGTCGTCGAGTTCATGTTGAGCAGCCCGACCGCGAGCGACGCGCTCGCCATGGGCTACTTCGGCATCAACGTCGCAAAAGTCAAGGAAATCGTGACCATGCCCGAGCCGCTCGGGATCCCCATGACCCACCCGGCGATCGCCGGGGCCATGAGCCTGCGCGGCCAGGTGATCACCCTGATCGACCTCGCCAAGTGGCTGGGCTTGCCCTCTGACATCACCAAGAAGACGCGCGTGATCGTCACCGAGTTCAACGGGGCCGTGACCGGCTTCATCGTCTCGAGCGTGTCGCGCATCCACCGCATCTCCTGGGGCCAGGTGGTTCCCCCGCCCGCGGCGGCCACCATGGGAATGAGCGACTGCCTGACGGCCGTGGTCAAGCTGGAGGAGCGGGTGCTGCTCCTGCTCGACTTCGAGGCCATCCTCGCGGACCTCAACCCGAACATCAGCCTCAGCGCGCGGGCGAGCAACATCAAGAGCGAGGAGAAGCGCGCGGATCGCAGGATCCTGGTGGCCGAGGATTCGGGCGCGATCCGGCGGATCATCGTCAACACCCTCACCGCCGCGGGCTTCCAGGTCACCGCCTGCGAGAACGGGGAGGAGGCCTGGAACTGGCTGAGCGAGCGATCGCAGGCGGGCGAGTCCCTGCCCGATCTGGTCATCTCGGACATCGAGATGCCCCAGATCGACGGGCTCCACCTGCTGTCGCGCATCAAGTCCACCGACACCCTCAAGCACCTGCCGGTCATCATGTTCTCGTCGCTCGGCAACGAGTCGAACCGGGACAAGGCGATCAAGCTGGGGGCCAGGGACCTCATCCTCAAGCCGGACCTGCCGCACCTGGTGGATCTGGTGGACGCCACCCTGCTCGAGCTCGCCTCGCTCTGA